The window GTTCCTATACTGATGTCCAAATAATCTTATCATGTTGCTTTAATGGTGTCAATAAGTACTCGTTTGTATTGTATGtgttaattaactaaattaagtATGATTTGGTACAACAATTGTATTACACTCTTGTACTGCATTTTTTCGGGATGCGTATTGTAGCATTTGTACTACACAGCGATTGGCGTCAGCGTGCatgtattcaaaatttaattagtatttttttggtaaaactcTTCTGCTTAAACCAATATATTATTACAAGTAGAATCCACTTATACCTAATATATATCATTGTAATATCAGATAAGATTACtcacttttataataataataataataatcttaatattatattaaaaatcttaataattatattaaaaataatttgtaactgTTTCACCGTATATTTGTACTGACATTCCATTCAactcttttaaaaattgtttaactTAGAATATATTTTGCTTAACTTTTTTACGTCTCAAACATTTTTCcatcacatttaaaaaataaatatatatggaGGGATTCAAATtactctaaaaatatttttacatcttCATCGTCTATTCAATTTTACTAACGGTtcagatttaaaaataattacactaACGCGTGATCAATTACACACGAACCCTTTCTCCGGGTTTTGTTCGCGTTGGAACTATCCATGGTGCGCTGTTGCTGCAAAGGAAAAAAATCAGCCAAGACAAGAAATCTCATTCTCATTACCAGTTGGTTTAATTAACTTTCCTTGTTCTTATACTAAAGGGAAAATTTGTTGTCACTCATTTCCTATACGTGTTTTGTTCTTGCTATTGTTTCAGAATAAgctttattaatttgattaaattgatTACATATATGTCAAATTATGAGTAAGCTACTAAGTTCACTTTTTAATCATTTCAAGAGCAATTTTCTTGCACTTGCGGCACTCTCTAATTGAggcaaataaagtaaaaatgttattatgCGCATATCATTTGCAATCGCAGAGCAACTCCAAGCGTGAACAAACCAAGGAGAAATGGTTCAAGAGCACCGTGGACGAAAACGCAAGGAAAACAAGTGGCAACAATTTTACTTCTTTTGTGATTGATAACGAATGGGTAAAGAGACAGAAATAGGATGTTCAGAGCAATGACTGTCGATTCAACTTCTCAAtgaaacacaaaggaaggattcgTGTATGGTTCGTCACGTgagtgtaattattttaaaatagacgCGGTCATGAAGAGTAATTTTATCaagtttattatttaattataaaaaaatctctctCCTATCTATTCCTatgtatgggaaattttttattttttaaattaaacaaaaaagtacGATAacatttttgaattaaatttgaaaaataaaatatttaataattttatagttcacttttttgttttgaatgcaccaattagaataaatattaacattttCATGTATGGAGATATATCAAATgagaagaaatttaaattttaaaatgaaaattagaagagttgattttaactattgtgattaaaaaaattactaactgaaattaaaaccttaatttatatatactttcacttctatctttttttcactttttgttttcttctcattacattttttaaatttttttgtcttttattcttttttttcatattatatgaTCTGAaacaaatattcttttattaatagGTTGTTGATTCAAGTAGTATCAAATTTTATCCCCCTTAAATAACATGTTGGTTTTAAACCTTGCACATTAGAAAAAgataatatttcattaattataactAACAGGAGTTTTCAACTAATATTAGTCATCAATAAAACTAGTGAAActctatatatattatgatcattcaaaaataaaatataaaattgatttagtgATTGAAGacgaaacaaaagaaagaataaatcaTGAGTTTAAATCTCtttcactaatatttttaattaaactaacaATTAAGGAATTAACCAACGGTGAAAAAAATACAGCTATCCCTttcattatgaatttttaattggaaTATATGTGACAACAAAGAGATTATGAAAATTAAGAAGATTAACTCCACAGAATTATTGGGAAAATGGTACGTAAGAGATACCAACGACGTCAATATCTGCCATTTCACCTCACGGCTTCAAGCGCTGGGTGGCCGGTTCGGGAGactcgattttttttttgctgaattcgGGAGAGTCGATGACAATaacattaagtatttttttcaaataaaaagttattaaaatgaGATAACATATGATTGCACATACagaaatgttttgtttttttttttttacatttaaggTGTGATAAATACTGCTACCTTTGATTATGGAGAGTACTTTTTTAGATTTATGTattagaaaaagataaaataaataaataatgagatctttctctaaaaaaagatttgaaatatttgtataggatattaaatatttagaggGTGTTTGTTTCACATAATAGACTATATTCTTGAGAGTGATGTTCTAGGAATATTATTACTGAGAATACTCATTAACATGTGGTGGTAACTACTTAATATACTtcgaaatattttaaaatttattttaattaaaaagtaaaaaaaaaatagaataagttGAAAGTggaaagttatttaaaaaaatattggtcaTCCTCGTGAAAATGTGGGATTCTCACAATATTTGAATAATGTTACTAGGGATTGATGGACAATTATCAGTTCATAAAGTCATCTACTAATAATAATGTACATCTAGGATTTTGGATTTATGGATTGCAAAGCAAGTACATAAGTAGAAAAAGTATATAGCCTTAAATGAAATTTAGGATTCCttacttttatatttgtaaaatcttatttctcataattttaatcgagcaattttagtctctaaattttATTAGATGTGAAAATTAGGCCCCTATGTTGGTTTGCTACCCAAAATTTAGTAGAAATTTGGTGAGATCAATCATCTTGCACTCGTTGCTCCAGGTAATTTCGGCACTAGACAATTTAGATTTTAGAATTTAGGATGCTCAAAGCTAAAATTACACATACGAGTCGACATGTTAGTGCAAATAaccaaagattaaaattttagtatttattataaTGGGTTACTTTGTTGGCCCGCAAACCAAACTCATTTAACCTATGGGCTATAAGGAGTAAGTTGAACTAAATTGTCTAGTTAGGCTTATTAGTAGTCCATTCAGGTTTGGACTATGAGTTAAATAAGTCATCCACAGACCTTAACTCATATACCCTAGTTCTATCCAAAGTTTAACTAGAAATTGAAAGgttttatcttcttcttttttttgtcattttgtgctttttttcatcttttttttttttttatcaattttagaTAAGTCAACTTATATAACCCACCAAACTTTTGATAGGTCAAGTCAAGTTGACTATTTATTAACTTACCAAAAAATGAGCTAGGATAGAGTGACttgtatttttaatcatttcatAATGAATCAATATAGAAAAATTAGGTAGTTTCACTTTGAGGTTTGAGTTCACTTTATAGCCTTCATTTAAAACGAGAACTTAATATTAGcctactataaataaaaaagaataaccgTTTAACAACACACAACAAAGTGACAAGTgtcttaaagataaaagaaatgatagaattatatatttaattttttttttctgacaaTAGTCGTAACTGTCAGTTTGATAAGCCTTTAAAAGAGTTTGGGTGTCTCATAACCAACCTTAGTTACGAGTGAATTTTgacaagatattttaattaatttttgatttttttattaattagaaaatttatttaattatttgataaataatttttttataatattttttaaagcactacttaaaataatattttttaaaatgttagcttTTAAcctctaaaattttatatttattcatctttcatcttaaatatttatagatttCCTTAACAACTTAACACCTagctgttaaaaaaaacaacttaattcGTAGTATAAAACAAATAACTCCCTAGCCAAACATTTCACACATGCCTTTATGCATGGAATGTTAGGTAATTGACAAAATCTACCAAAACTAATTCATAACTTGTAACTTTGACTTCAAATATGTGTCACACTTGATCacacaaataatttttcaacaCTACAACTTTCATAATAGTCTTGAGTTTGTTTTAATTGCTCATAAAacctaaagttttttttttatatatataattcttcaAAATAATTGGATACTTAATAAAAATCGTAGCTCGAATGGTCCAATTAAGGCAATTGGCACACCTATTCCTCCTTTTATGTATGCTTGAGTTTTGGAAGATATTAGAAGTTAGAACTACTTTCTCCTAACCAAGCTAACTCATTGACAAACACCTTGGGTCCATATATGCATTtctttggtaaaagaaaaaaaaaatcacattagaAGATTCGTTCCCCTCTCGTTATTACCATGTAGCGAATTCAGGATTCCCCTTGGCCGCCCCCATCGACGTTGACTTGGTCCAACGAAGCAGAGGACAACCAATATTTTGCCAGCTTGTCAATATAATACCGGATATTTTTCCTCTTGTTTTTTGGTACATTCAATAAACTATCTTCTAATATTTAAAAGTCAACTAGTTTAGGGTTAGCCTGACAGttctataatatttaaaattcaaacgTAATGGCAGTGCTGAAAGATTTGAAGGTTTGAAGTGATCTTCCTTCATGAGTTCATGTAACAAGTTGTTAATATTCCCATTCTAAATGCTTCTCGAATTCAGAGAGGGGAGGAGATATATATGTCaagctttttttgtttaaaaaataaaatagatttatgCTTTGTCGGtcaaagatgggaaagtactgTTTACCAAAAACAAGGGCAATGTATAGTGATCGAGAAAGCTTCAACTTTAGTTGGCTGAAGGCCTGAGCCAGGCGTGCCAAAATTTAGAATTGACTACTCAGGTTGAAGTGCGAGACAGTTGTCAAATTCAATCCCCAGAGTACGATTAGTGAAAAATGTTTAACCGAGGAGTCCTTTTAGAAAAGTTCAAAAGGCTACaattgaaaaaatcaaaagggCATGCGAGTTAACAAGCCTTTATGGATTCCACAGCACTGCCTAGTGCCAAAGAGTTTAGTTCACCCCACAGCTAGCGGCCATATATTATGTATATCATAGCCAAAGGACTAGAGTGAAGAAAAGGCAAAATAACCTTTATCTTTTGACAACTAGGACCATGATTAGGAgtgagaaaaaaacaaaaaacaaaagctaAGAAAAAAGGAATTCATTCATGATTAAGATGAAACGGATGGTATGCCAagtgtcatcatcatcatcaccagcCAAAGAATTGGCTCCAAGAGTAAAATGTATGCCGCGCATATGGGACACAGATTCGGTAATTCCCTTCTGTTCTGCTAAATATGGAATAATGCAACATAATAATCATTAATATCTCCTTTCATCATATTGGGAAAACATAGgacataaaactaaaaacaatgcTTACAAAGAATTTGCGGCTAAAACATACTATatgaacattaaaaaaatcaagtaatTAAGCATGTCTTCTTCCCCCAGAACGTATGTTCTGCAGCAAGAACAATCTTTCTCTCGAGTCCCCTTCGGCGATCATTTCTGGAGAAAAACATCTATTGATATAAcgcaaattgcaaagaaattTTGAATCTAACTGCCCCTATTTACAATAAGAATCTCAATTCTGAACTGAAATTAAAAAGCTTGTTTTCCAAAAACTAACTCCATCCAAATCAATTTCCCAAAACCCAGGCTCTAGAACTTCTTCTATTGAAGAGTGAAGTTGAAAGGCTACGGCTTCTAGTCAAAGCCCCAATTCTCCCAAACAAATTGCGGAAAATTCTCCCAAATCCACCACCACGACTTTCCCTAACTCTGCCGCTTCCAACCGCCAGAGAGATTCTTCTAGAACCTTCGTTGGAGTTCCCGTCACTCTCCATCTCCGTGTAAACCACCGGCAAGTGGCTCTCTCCGGCGAACCTCCCGACGGCGAATCCCCCGCCCGGCAACCTCCATATGGTCAACCCTACAGCCTCCTCCTCGATCTGGCCGGCGACTCTTGTTTCCGGCGCGGTTTGCTCCGACGGCAACTCGTGGCGGCACACCGGACACGAGTTTCGCATCGAAAGCCACGGGAGAATGCAATCGGAGTGGTAGAGATGCTTACACGGCATCTCACGCGCCAACGCGCCAAGCTCGAAGGCTTCCTTGCACACGGCGCAGATCGTCTCCGACGCGACGTGAGACTCGGTGATTTCCACCGTCGGCATTGACTCTATAGCCGCCTTAGACGCCGGTGGATTCTCAGCCCTCCCGAGGCCGTTGATCTCGATCTGCGAAACCTGCTCCAGCAACCGGTCGAATCCCGATCCAAGCAAGAACTCCGACATGGTGGATGGCAGCGGGCGGAGCCCCTCGCCGTCGAAGCCGTCGTAGTATAACTCAAAGCTGCTCTCCTCGTCCTCTCCCGGTCCGCGGAGCACGATCACCGGGTTGAACGCCGAGTGGTTCCCGGCGTTGCGGCGTCGGCGGCGGAAGCCTTGCCTTGACGATTGGGGGGCGGTGACCTTTTCGACGAAGCCGCCGTGGCAGCGCGGGCAAACGACGTCGTTCTGTTCTTGTATGTGAACGAAGCGCGTGCAGCTGTAGCACCAATAGGAAGTCGTGTCCGAATTCATTTTTGCAACCCAGAAGTTTAGGCTGAGAGAGGatatatgaaatgaaattttaattagccATCACTCTATTTAAAAGACTCTGTCAGAGGAACGCGTCTGATGCCTCATGCCTCTGCTGGAAAATACATGCTAATTCATAAATCTGACTCGTGCCATTTGGACTTGGATTAATTACAActaattaaatcataattattatttaggtGAGTGCCACCAACCTAAGCCAGTCACAAAAAGGATAATTCCAAAATCcttttgtaaatattaaatttaagacATTAGAtgtaatcttattttaaaaattacttataaaTGTAAGATTATTTGtgccaaaataaaaatagtagaGTAATACGAGAGAGCAGAGACgccaattttgattttggtttttgcatttgaaagaaacaaacaTGTGGAGACTGatgattaattagtttattactTTACACGAGACAAACACGCTCGGGGCCAGAATCATGAACTTGATTTAACGATGTACCTTCATTCATGcacacattttatttttgggtctttTCTTAACACATGGCCACGGCACTATTCATTAACTTTTAAACCACTACTGCACTACACTAATCAATCATGATTTCACTTAATGGGTGTCCGGTGTAGCTCTGTTTGTGGGACAAGAAGGACTTGAGTtcgattaatataaattaaagtattAATGGGATTAATTTGACGCAATAAATTCagttattcaaattaaatttatttaaattaacttaGTTAATTGGTTgatatatttaactttaaattaaatttaattgatttggttcttaattttatattttaaatgtaaatgaacttgataattttttatattaatttttttaaacataagcATTCtagactttaattttaatatttagatttcttatctatttttcatttcattaaaaaaatcatttaacattatttttttctcgttATGTTTAGTACCAAActtctttataatatttaaataaatgttaacaagctataattatagaaaaatatatattaataaaaaataatgacaatacatggattttatttaattgttctttaaagtaaaatgaaaagaGTAAAGAATAATGTTTAATAATATGGATTTCAGAATTTGATATAAACAAAAGATAATATTTAggtaaaaacactaaaaatataataatttaaattttagtttaatttaacgATGAGAATCAAGTCAACCTAATCTCATTTAAACTCTTCATGTTTgaatttgttgaaaattaaatatagtccagttatatctatttattataccaaatcaatataattaaacatgtttaaattaaatatatttattttttagagtaaactaaatatatttattaaaaatataaaactattttaatgtatattttaaacaatttaaaattctatatttaatatttttagaacaCGTTCACAgacacaaataataataataataatactctaTAAACAATTTGGTGTACACAATTCAATGGAAAATCTTATCTTTATatcactttttaaattttaaattttaaaattttcttttaatttacatTATCTTTTCACTACttttatatcattaatttttttattctgttattttttttattgactgtatttaactttaattttttattatttaaaaatttagaaagaaaaaaatatctatcttcccttaataataataatattgaatttttcATTGTCGTTTTCGAATCCGCTACAACATGCATAATTTGaggtgttttctttccttttggtaataatattttattgatatttaacCGCCACTAACCCTATGTTTCATTGCACGAGAATCttaattcatttccaaaacGTACATACACGTGTTGAGTAATCCATTGACCACTTCAAGACAGGCTTGATTCTAGATCATTGCCTACAAGGGCGAATACAATAATGCCTTTTTAACATATACattaaatgaaaagaataagaatTATAAAGGTTATTATATAGGActacaccaaaaaaataaaatcaaaacaaaacaaaacaaaagtaggTTATTACATTTACATGTAATTGTAAGCTATTCAACGCTCATTAGTGGACTAAACCCGTGGACTTGGTCACAGGATGTTAAACAGCCACTTTCTTAGATTcctattttactattttgagCGATAT of the Glycine max cultivar Williams 82 chromosome 13, Glycine_max_v4.0, whole genome shotgun sequence genome contains:
- the LOC100792020 gene encoding E3 ubiquitin-protein ligase RDUF1, producing the protein MNSDTTSYWCYSCTRFVHIQEQNDVVCPRCHGGFVEKVTAPQSSRQGFRRRRRNAGNHSAFNPVIVLRGPGEDEESSFELYYDGFDGEGLRPLPSTMSEFLLGSGFDRLLEQVSQIEINGLGRAENPPASKAAIESMPTVEITESHVASETICAVCKEAFELGALAREMPCKHLYHSDCILPWLSMRNSCPVCRHELPSEQTAPETRVAGQIEEEAVGLTIWRLPGGGFAVGRFAGESHLPVVYTEMESDGNSNEGSRRISLAVGSGRVRESRGGGFGRIFRNLFGRIGALTRSRSLSTSLFNRRSSRAWVLGN